Proteins found in one Quercus robur chromosome 2, dhQueRobu3.1, whole genome shotgun sequence genomic segment:
- the LOC126712968 gene encoding uncharacterized protein LOC126712968 yields the protein MSNTSSSIGSVSGTATRTFEFGRTHVVRPKGRHQATIVWLHGLGDKGSSWSQLLETLPLSNIKWICPTAPTRPVRLFGGFPCTAWFDVGDFSEDAPDDLEGLDASAAHVANLLSTEPADIKLGVGGFSMGAATALYSAICLVSGNYGNGNLYPVNLSAIVGLSGWLPCSRNLRNRMEGSHEAARRAASLPIFLCHGLGDEVVAYEHGKRSAENLSSAGFRNLTFRTYNGLGHYTIPEETDEVCNWLTATLGLDGSQSY from the exons ATGAGCAACACTAGCTCCAGTATAGGTTCTG TTAGTGGAACTGCTACGAGGACATTTGAGTTTGGAAGGACCCATGTGGTCAGGCCCAAAGGGAGGCACCAGGCTACTATAGTTTGGCTACATGGCCTCGGTGATAAGGGCTCAAG CTGGTCCCAGCTCTTGGAAACCCTTCCTCTTTCAAAT ATAAAATGGATTTGCCCCACTGCTCCTACTCGGCCAGTACGATTATTTGGTGGATTTCCTTGCACTGCTT GGTTTGACGTAGGAGATTTTTCAGAAGACGCCCCTGATGATTTGGAGGGATTAGATGCTTCAGCAGCACATGTTGCCAACCTATTGTCAACAGAGCCTGCTGATA TCAAACTTGGTGTTGGGGGCTTCAGTATGGGTGCTGCAACTGCGCTCTATTCTGCTATATGCCTTGTTTCAGGAAATTATGGGAATGGAAACCTTTATCCTGTCAATCTAAGCGCAATTGTTGGTCTAAGTGGCTGGCTCCCATGTTCAAG GAACTTGAGGAACCGAATGGAGGGATCACATGAGGCAGCAAGGCGTGCAGCATCATTACCCATTTTTCTCTGCCATGGCCTAG GTGATGAGGTGGTTGCATATGAACATGGGAAGAGATCAGCGGAGAACTTAAGTTCTGCTGGATTTCGAAATCTTACATTTAGAACTTACAATGG GTTAGGTCACTATACAATCCCTGAAGAAACTGATGAAGTTTGTAATTGGCTGACTGCGACTTTGGGGCTTGATGGATCCCAGTCATACTAG